Below is a genomic region from Phacochoerus africanus isolate WHEZ1 chromosome X, ROS_Pafr_v1, whole genome shotgun sequence.
CACACTTGAAGAGGGTGAAATGAGCTCTTTTGCAGAAGCTAGAAACAGAAGGACTCGAGAAAGACAGTGATGAGGTCTTGTGCCTGCTTGAGTCTATTTGAATTCAGCTACTGCCCATGGATTGCCAGGACTGTCAGAGAACTCAGTGAGCTGGGAAGCTGCCTCACACGCGGCCTCCCACAAAGTTGATCCCAAGGGCTGTGAATGAGCTCTTAACTGTGGAGGCCAAAAATGCTGACCCAGGTATGGGTTTCCATGTGTAGGAGTACCACAACTACCCACCTGGAAAGAACCTTTCCGAAAGCCTAGGGCAGAAGATAGAGCCTTCCAAGGAGACTAAGTATCAGGGAAGAGATTTGAAATGAAGCAGCAAGATCAGGCTGAAATGGAATCAGGGTTGAGGGGGGGAATATAGGACATCTCTGTGGGATAGCCAGCAGGTGGGCGGGAAGGTAGTCTCCATGGCAACAAGTCTCCACAGCAGCAAATCCCAGCAGGTGGGTGGGAAGGTAGTCTCCATGGTGACTTGTCTCCTCAGCAGCAAATCCCAGTGGGTGGGCAGGAAGACCTGTTTCTGTGGTAACGCACTGCACTGACTTCCCCATTTCTCCACCAGATGAAAAAGATGGTCTAACCCAGTGGTTTTCCAACTTTAGCAGACATTGGAATtacctggagagcttgttaaacaCACAGACTGCTGGGCcccatccccagagtttctgattcattaGGTCTTGGAGGATGGACAGGGAAACGAGGACTTGAGAATGAGGTGAAGGGGGCATCTGAGGCCCTGGAAGGAAGTAGAGGTGGATGAACTTGGACAGGAAGGGCAAGTAGGGCTTAGGGATTGTAGCCTCTTGGGATCTTTACTTcctccagagagaaggaaagggaaagagaagtgactatagatttaaaatatgctgagtaggagttcccgtcgtggcgcagtggttaacgaatccgactagaaaccatgaggttgcggcttcggtccctgcccttacttagtgggttaacgatccggcgttgccgtgagctgtggtgtaggttgcagatgcggcttggatcccgcgttgctgtggctctggcgtaggccggtggctacagctctgattcgacccctagcctgggaacctccatatgccgtgggagcggcccaagaaaatagcaaaaaaaaaaattaaaaataaataaataaataaataaataaaatatgctgagTATATTTGAGAGGCTTATGTTTGTTTTATCCTTGTTACAACCCTTTGAAgtattttatccccattttaaagaagaggaaactagagcccagagattttaaataacttttccagcagttcctgttgtggctcatgggtaacgaacctgactagtatccatgaggacacaggtttgatccctggccttgctcagcgggttaaggatccagcattgccacaagctgtggtgtaggtcgcagatgtggctcagatcctgagttgctgtggctgtggcataggctggcagctgtagctccagttcaactcctagcctgggaaccttcatatgctgagggtgcagccctaaaaagcaaaatgataagAGTAATAAGAACTTGCCCAAAACTACATGGccagtaagtggtagagccaggactCACCCAAGAGCTATCTGACTCCAGGGTCCCTGCTCTTCCCACTCTGCATTGCCAGCTTCTGGGGTAATGTTCCAGGTAGTACATCAGGGCAGAGGACCCTGGGTCCTGGCCGTTTGCAGTTCCTGCAGTTTAAGTCTCCCAAATGAAGGCTTCCCCATCCAGTGGTGTGGAAGACCCCTGCCTTCCAAAGTGGAGAATGGGTAAGAGGCAGGCAGACCATCTTTCCTTTAGTGATGGTGCTGGACCTTGCAGAAAGGAGCAGCAGGTAATGCTAGCTGGGTGGAAAGAACTATGCTGCATGCTCATCCTCCATCCTCATGCCCCCGACCTCCATTGTCATCCaaatcctccatccatccacctcaCTGTCCTCATGCAATATGTTGAATCCAGGTTTCCTGAGCACTGGCGATCAGGCTGCCAAGGGCAACTATGGGCTCCTTGACCAAATCCAGGCCCTCCGCTGGGTGAGCGAGAATATTGCCTTCTTCGGTGGTGATCCCCGCCGTATCACTGTCTTTGGCTCGGGCATCGGCGCGTCCTGTGTCAGCCTCCTCACGCTGTCGCATCACTCTGAGGGTAGGTAGCTCTTGGGACAAAAAACGGGAAGTAGCCAATGCTGGCTGCCCACCCTGAGCCCCAGGCCCTCCAGGCTTCAGGGTGCCCAGCTCCACACCCCAGGAGCACCCAGGGAAATCCACAGCCCTCGCCTGCCAGCTGGGTGTCCCTTTGGAAGGGAAATGTTTCTCTAGGGGGAGACGTAATTCTCCCTGCGTGAGAGTAGGAAGGAGAGAATCCCATTTACATCTCGAGAAAGGAAGGTTCTCCTTCTGATGTGGGAGTCTTACTGAGGAACGTGGGAGTAGAACGTCTCTCTCCAAAGGGACAATAGCTctttttgggtgggggggggatctTTCTGTGTGGGAAGGACACATGACTTCAGGTAGAGCTCTAGAGTGAAATTAGTTTCGGGGTGTCAGAAACACTCattctctgtctttgtctctgaaGAACAAGTCTGTGCAAGAGGAGGAACTGTCCTTGACAGAGGAGAGGGGACCTAAGTGATGAGGAGTACAAACCTGCGGGTGGGCTTTctccagggggagggggtggatggTGAGTTCGTCTCAGACTCcagacacccacccacccaccccaccgcCCCGCCCCAGTTTTTCATGGAAATCGACCTTATGAGTTAGTGATATTTTCACAGGAAGActttgagtctctctctctctctctgaagaaGGCCTTTTATCTCTCTGAGGGAGAAAAATCTCCTTCTCTGACCTAGAAATTCTGTCTCTGTCCCTACAGGGACACCCCTGGTGAGGGAAGATTGAGGTGGGATGTAGGAGAGGATGCTTCTAGGTGACAGTACGGGAATGGTCATCCCTTTTTTCCACAAAGGAGGGTGAAGTGACTGGTTGTTAGGGTGTCTCTCTCTAAAGAGAGGGACGGTACCTCCTCTGATTGGGCACTATTTCCCTGGGAGGAGGAGGCCTTTCTTGGTGTGGTGCTATTCTCTGTCTCATAGGGGGCCTGGGTCCCTGGAGGCCCAGCTGCTTTAAAGATTTATTCtcggagttgctgttgtggctcggtggattaagaacccgactaggatccataaggacgcgggttcgatccctggcctccctcactgagttggagatctggcattgcctgagctggagtgtaggtcacagatgcagctcagatctggcatggctgtggttgcagtgtaggccagcagctgaagctctgattcgacccctagcctaggaacctccatatgccacaggtgcggccctaaaaagccaaaataaaaagagacttATTCTctcttggggttcccttgtggcacagtgggttaaggctccagcgtggTCACTACtgtgtctcaggtttgatccctggcacaggaacttccacatgccatgggcaaagccaaaaaaaaaattattctctcttTCTGTAATTGATAATGGAGAATAAGCTAGAATAATCTTTCAAAAAGTAgtagtacttttttttgtctttttgccttttctagggccactcccgcggcatatggaggttcccaggctaggagttgaatcagagctgtagccaccggcctacgccagagccacagcaacgtgggatccgagccacatctgcgacctacaccacaactcacggcaacgccggatcgttaacccgctgagcaagggcagggaccgaacccgaaacctcctggttcctagtcagatttgttaaccactgcgccacgacgggaactccttagtacTCTCTTAAGTAGTAATCtgtatttctctccctctcttctcttttttctttttttttcctgctttttttccttttttgttatttttttaaatttttctttttttcttcctttttttgttttttttcttgtcttttttctttcttttttttttatgtctctccctctcttttcatcCATGCCAACTGCCTTTCTCTTAGAGGAGCAGTACTGTGTGCCTGAGGGCCAGATTCTCCCTTACTTGGGAATGTTGGGCTGAGAGAGAAtgatacctttttttcccctgggggggaggggaagaatcTCCTACTTTTTGAGTTTAATGGACAGGCTCCCTGTCGGCTAGGGGAAAACCTGGATCTAAGGCATCAGTAGCTTCTGGAAAAGGCAAGTCTCTGTGGAGACTAGAGCCTGAGAGGGCACGTTCCTTGGAGACTTTCAGACCACAAAGCCTTTGCCCTCAGGAATccctccccaaactcccagaatGTGAGGCTCTCTCCTGCCTGCATTTCTCATCTCTCATGAAAAAGACCCCTTTGTGGTGGAAGCGCCAGCTCCCTGGTGGTGCGCTGGCACAGAGCTGGGCCCAGCTGGGcaggaagaaagaggggaagaCAAGGAGTGATAAAGAGAGGGAGCATAAGGACGCTGATGTCTGGGACCCAACAGGTTAATTCTTCCTGGCATGTCCTTAACCCCCAAGTTACCAACCATCACcccaggaaagaaagcaagaagcagACAGGAAAAGGAGCCGGGCACTCCTCTGGTCCTAACCCATCATTCCAGCCAAAAGAGTTATTCCTCCCTTGCAGCTCGCTCAACCCAGAGGGCAGCGTCAGTAACAAACAAATGAGGAGGTGTTTGATCTGCCCCTCAGGACCAAGCAAGGGAGGCCGAGGCTGTGAGTGACATGACAGATCTGACCTGTTGTTGCCTATTTTCTGTAGGGCTTTTCCAGAGGGCCATCATCCAAAGTGGTTCAGCTCTGTCCAGCTGGGCTGTGAACTACCAACCAGTGAAGTACACCAGCCTACTGGCAGACAAGGTGGGCTGTAACGTGCTAGACACAGTGGACATGGTGGACTGTCTTCGGCAAAAGAGTGCCAAGGAGCTGGTAGAGCAGGACATCCAGCCAGCCCGCTACCATGTGGCCTTTGGCCCGGTGATTGATGGTGACGTCATTCCTGATGACCCTGAGATTCTCATGGAACAGGGCGAGTTCCTCAACTATGACATCATGCTAGGTGTCAACCAGGGCGAGGGACTCAAGTTTGTGGAAGGGGTGGTGGACCCTGAGGATGGTGTCTCTGGCACTGACTTTGACTACTCAGTCTCTAACTTTGTGGACAATCTCTATGGTTATCCCGAGGGTAAGGATACCCTGCGGGAGACCATCAAGTTCATGTACACAGACTGGGCTGACCGTGACAATCCTGAGACCCGCCGTAAAACACTGGTGGCGCTTTTCACTGACCACCAGTGGGTGGAGCCCTCAGTGGTGACAGCTGATCTACATGCCCGCTACGGCTCACCTACCTACTTCTACGCCTTCTACCATCACTGCCAGAGCCTCATGAAGCCTGCTTGGTCAGACGCAGCTCATGGGGATGAAGTACCTTACGTTTTTGGTGTCCCTATGGTAGGTCCCACGGACCTCTTCCCCTGCAACTTCTCCAAGAATGACGTTATGCTCAGTGCTGTCGTCATGACCTACTGGACCAACTTTGCCAAGACCGGGTAAGGAGAAAGCgggggttcttttttctttgggacctcagcctgccctcccctctgctcctctATTTGAACCTCTTCCATTGTCTGCCTTCCTAAGATAGTCCCCAGATCCTGATTGGTAACCCCTCCCCCCTACATCCCCCTTTCAAGTCGTTCATGCCATTTCCTTCCCTCAGAAATTTTGCTGAGGCCCCGAACTCGGTTAGCATGAGGATTGAGCAGGAGTGAGAGGTACTGGCAGAATTCTGGGATTCAAGGTTGGATGGTCAGAGGCCGTGTGAAGTGGGAATAAAGTACATTCAGAAAGAGCCTTTAAGAGTTTCCcacgtggctcagcggtaacgaacctgaccagtatccacgaggacgcgggttcgatccctggccctgttcagtggggtaaggatctggcgttgctgtgagctgtggtgtaggtcacagacacggctcggatctgggtgttgctgtggctgtggtgtaggccggcagctgtatctccaactcaacccctagccagggaacttccatatgctgcaggtgcagccctaaaaaaacaaaatctaaatacATAAATGAGAAAGAGCCTTTAAAGGGCTCTTAGAAAGAGTAGGCAGCTGAAAAGCTTGATGCATGCTCTGTAGCATGTGAGAAGAAGCAGCGCCCTATAGCTTGATCTCACAGGGTGGGCACAGAGAAGGATGAGATGTTTTCCATGATGCCATGGCCAATAGGAGTTCAAGGCCTGGAGATGAGGAGGGGTATGGACGGGGGCTGGGGGGCATGGACCGTGAGAAAGATGGAAATGGTGGGAAGTTTGGGACTTGGGAAAGGATTTATGGGCGGGTGAGAGGAAGAATGCTAGGCCCTTTTCTCATCTAGATAGAGTGGTGACCCCAGATTTCCATGTGGTATTTCAGGGATCCCAACAAGCCGGTCCCCCAGGACACCAAGTTCATTCACACCAAGGCCAACCGCTTTGAGGAAGTGGCCTGGTCCAAATACAATCCCCGAGACCAACTCTACCTTCACATCGGGCTGAAGCCAAGGGTCCGCGATCACTACCGGGCCACTAAGGTGGCCTTTTGGAAACACCTGGTTCCCCACCTATACAACCTGCATGACATGTTTCACTACACGTCCACAACCACCAAAGTGCCGCCCCCCGATACCACCCACAGCTCCCACATCACCCGCAGGCCCAATGGCAAGACCTGGAGCACCAAGCGGCCAGCCATCTCCCCCGCCTACAGCAATGAGAACGCCCAAGGGTCCTGGAACGGGGACCAGGATGCAGGGCCACTCCTGGTGGAGAACCCTCGTGACTACTCCACTGAATTAAGTGTCACCATCGCAGTGGgggcctccctcctcttccttaaCGTTCTGGCCTTCGCTGCCCTCTACTATCGGAAGGACAAGCGGCGCCAGGAGCCCCTGCGGCAGCCCAGCCCTCAGAGGGGAGCTGGGGCCCCTGAATTGGGAGCCGCTCCCGAGGAGGAGCTGGCGGCACTGCAGCTGGGCCCCACCCACCACGAGTGCGAGGCAGGTCCCCCCCACGACACCCTGCGCCTCACCGCGCTGCCAGACTACACGCTGACCCTGCGGCGCTCCCCTGATGACATCCCGCTCATGACCCCCAACACTATCACCATGATCCCCAACTCCCTGGTGGGGCTGCAGACATTGCACCCCTATAACACCTTTGCCGCAGGGTTCAACAGTACCGGGCTGCCCCACTCACACTCCACTACCCGGGTATAGCTCCAGCCCAGAGCACAGCCTAgatcccagctctgtcccttccAGATCTATCCAtgaacacacacacgcacacacacacacacaaacacacacacacgtgtacacacgcACCCACCTGAAAGCTGACCCACCTGCACAAACACAGACAGATATGGACATGCACCCGCATGTACAACAACACAAATAAGGAAGTAAACCTGAACAAACCCTTCAAATGGGGACGCAAACACAGAGTCCTTGGAAGACCAAGGACCCATGGAACAGCAGCTGAAGCCAGCTCCCCAAGCCTGACCACAGACAACTCCTGGGGAGCCTGAAGCACCAGCTGGACACCCCCCCTTGGTGCTCGCCTTCCGCCTCTCTTGGAACTGCACCACCGACCAACTCCAGACTTGGGAGCTTTAAAGAGCAGATTAGCTCTTTCTCCCCCAGACTTGGTCTTTtttctgggtcttgtttttgttgattttttttttaaaaaaatttttggaaccAACGCTTCTCCCACGCGTGAGTGCGAAGAGGCTCCGGAAGGGAGGGCTCCAAGCCCAGGTCTCTCTGGCTCTGGCATTCCCAATGCTCACACCATCCGACCAAGGAACATCACTCCCCAAGAGAGAAACAGATTCGAGCAAGACCgtgggggagaaggaggatggGGCTGCCACTGGATGGGGTTGGAGGGCCGTAGGGGACAACTCTCCAGCCATCTCTGTATCCCTGCCGAGGGCTGCAGAGACCGAAAGGTTACCTGCACCCCCCGAAGGCCAAGAGCATCGGCCTGGCTAGAGCAGGAGACCCCAGATTTGCTGAAGGAGGTTCTGTGGAGGCCATGTCATTATCGGGCCCCCGGGTATAATCtgggccctgcctctgcccttggGGTAACTAAGCAGAAATTTGCCCCATTTTCTTTCCAGAGTCTCTTTTGTGTCTGTCACTTCTCTTTCAAAAAGgcggtgttttttgttgttggctttttttttttttttaaagaaaagttcttAAAACACTAACGGAAACCCATGGAGTTTGtcctttgtaaaaattttaaacacagtgtcttgatataaaaataaaaaaatccagttaGCACGCCCAACCTGCCTCCCTTGCACAGGCCTTGCCCCAACAGACCTCCCTGGCAGGGCGCCTCTGTGGGGCTAGGAGTCGCAGCCTCCCTCTGCATCCTGTGCCTTTAAGCTGATACAAGTCTGGGCGGCACACGGCTGGCCCCCTGCACGAAGGCCTCTCCAATCTTAATCAGGTTgctgttcccccctcccccaccccccacccccaacgctCTGGGTTCCTGCGGCTGAAGCCTTCTCTCAGCACCTTGGGCCTCCTAATGAAACGGCAAAAATAACACTTCCTTCTTCGCGCcactgctgctgccgccgccaccaccacccaccactgCCTCTGCCACTGCCACCATGGCCACCACCATGCCCTCGTCCTggactgggggctgggaggaggcctgCCCTGTAACGCACTGACATTCTTGTTCGTGTCTGAATCCAGTGCAGCATCAAATATGTGGACTCCCCAGGCTTGGGTGACTGACAGAGCAGGGACCCTCTCTTTTCCAGGGATACTAGTTTCCTGTCGTGTGAATTAGAATTGGAGAAGTCactggggccctggggccctgggagcGATCTCTCTCCGGGATTGTGATCAGTGGCTCCTGGGGACAGATTCAATGGGCTCCACAGAGTTAGCAGTATGGTATCTTGTATTATTCTCAGTGACTTGAAGGACTGAACCAGGAGTCGGCTCATCAAGTGTGACAGTTGGGCGGGGTTGCTGACACCTCAGAAACCAGGAATAGAATTCTTCAAAGTGACCCTGATAAAATGAGGGAACCAACACAACAGGATGATGTTCAGAGGGGACGAACACAAGGTAGTACAAAGACCAAAACCGAGAACTAATATACTAATATGGTACGTGGGGACGAGACAGATGGGCAATGATTGACTTGACCCAGGTtagttaaaaaagaagaaaaaagaaaaaagaactggggGGAGGGTGTCAGGGTGGGTCACGAGTTGAATGAGTCCATAGTGTAGAACtggttttctccttcctccctcctccctgccaccctTTGCCTCCTCTCccgcctcctctccctccctcccttctttcccaaaCTAAGGCAAATACTAAcctataataacaaaaaatatagcATGGAGATGCTGGGAAGTAATTGGAGTCTGAGTTTTTAGAATTAGAAGTAACCTCAGAGTCATCTAGTCCAACccacttattttataattgggGTAATGGGCTCAGAAAAGCACAATGTCACAGTTAGTGTTAGAAACAGACCTAGAATGCAGTTCGGTACCATATGACCTTTCCCACAGTCCTTAACTTTCTCCACTCTACCTAGCATTGGTTAGGCCTTTGAAAACAGTACTGGGTCTGCCCTTGGTCAACATATTTTCAGCATATGtggaaaagctggagagggtctggagaagaGCCAAAACAATGTGCCAAAggactaggttttttttttatttagaaaggaGGAAGCTGATGAGGTAACATTTGGTCATTGTGGAGCATCTACTATAAGACACGTATGCTATGTCATCTTCAAAACTGTACCTCCTACATAAAGACAGAGTAGATGAtctgttctctgtctctcctgAGAGTGATAGACTGGGGAAGATTAAGTTAGACACAGGGAAGAACTTTGCTGTAGACAAGAGTTGAACATGGCATGtgccatcttcctttttttttttttctttttttgtcttctgtcttttcagggcccacccgcagcatacggaggttcccaggctagggatcgaatcagagctgtagctgctggcctgcgccacagccacagcaacatgggatccgagccgcatctgggacctacaccacagctcacgccaatgccggatccttaacccactgagcaaggccagggatcgaacccttgtcctcatggttgctagtcgggttagttagccactgagccccgacgggaactctggtatccGCCATCCTCTTAAGAGTCTGTACCTCCAAATTAGGAGGCTTTCTACTGGGGGAGGATTCAGACATTGCCTCTCCTCTAAGAACTCAAGGTGCCATAGCAAAGCCAGCTGCAGTCCTATTTGGAACCCATCAGTGAGAGATTACAGTTGGTCTTCACACCTTCGAAAGATCTGCGAGGAAGAGATGACCTGCAAGACAGGCTGCATTCCAGCCTAAGTGACAGTCTGTGCTGAGCCCTGGGTGGCTGGAGTGTTCTTGGCCCCCTTGCTGACTGCCAGCCCTGAGACCGGCTAAAAAGCCCAAGTCCTTGTTTAAAGAAGGCCTAGGGatatgcttgtatttttttttttacattgcaaAAATCCCTAGTGCCTAGAGTCTACCAGGTCCAGCTTGCATCCCTCGATTTATCTAGTTTCTATATGGGTCCTTCTGGGAGCTGGGCACAGCTATCTTGGGATATGAACTTGTGATGTATGTGAAGGGCCAGAGGTTGGTCACTGTGGACGTCTGCATAGGAAGCAAGGATGGTTATGAGGATTACAGGCCTGGCCCTGTGTTGGTTTATATACTATGA
It encodes:
- the NLGN3 gene encoding neuroligin-3 isoform X1, translating into MWLRLGPPSLSLSPKPTVGRSLCLSLWFLSLVLRASTQAPAPTVNTHFGKLRGARVPLPSEILGPVDQYLGVPYAAPPIGEKRFLPPEPPPSWSGIRNATHFPPVCPQNIHTAVPEVMLPVWFTANLDIVATYIQEPNEDCLYLNVYVPTEDVKRISKECARKPNKKICRKGGSGAKKQGEDLADNDGDEDEDIRDSGAKPVMVYIHGGSYMEGTGNMIDGSVLASYGNVIVITLNYRVGVLGFLSTGDQAAKGNYGLLDQIQALRWVSENIAFFGGDPRRITVFGSGIGASCVSLLTLSHHSEGLFQRAIIQSGSALSSWAVNYQPVKYTSLLADKVGCNVLDTVDMVDCLRQKSAKELVEQDIQPARYHVAFGPVIDGDVIPDDPEILMEQGEFLNYDIMLGVNQGEGLKFVEGVVDPEDGVSGTDFDYSVSNFVDNLYGYPEGKDTLRETIKFMYTDWADRDNPETRRKTLVALFTDHQWVEPSVVTADLHARYGSPTYFYAFYHHCQSLMKPAWSDAAHGDEVPYVFGVPMVGPTDLFPCNFSKNDVMLSAVVMTYWTNFAKTGDPNKPVPQDTKFIHTKANRFEEVAWSKYNPRDQLYLHIGLKPRVRDHYRATKVAFWKHLVPHLYNLHDMFHYTSTTTKVPPPDTTHSSHITRRPNGKTWSTKRPAISPAYSNENAQGSWNGDQDAGPLLVENPRDYSTELSVTIAVGASLLFLNVLAFAALYYRKDKRRQEPLRQPSPQRGAGAPELGAAPEEELAALQLGPTHHECEAGPPHDTLRLTALPDYTLTLRRSPDDIPLMTPNTITMIPNSLVGLQTLHPYNTFAAGFNSTGLPHSHSTTRV
- the NLGN3 gene encoding neuroligin-3 isoform X2, with amino-acid sequence MWLRLGPPSLSLSPKPTVGRSLCLSLWFLSLVLRASTQAPAPTVNTHFGKLRGARVPLPSEILGPVDQYLGVPYAAPPIGEKRFLPPEPPPSWSGIRNATHFPPVCPQNIHTAVPEVMLPVWFTANLDIVATYIQEPNEDCLYLNVYVPTEDGSGAKKQGEDLADNDGDEDEDIRDSGAKPVMVYIHGGSYMEGTGNMIDGSVLASYGNVIVITLNYRVGVLGFLSTGDQAAKGNYGLLDQIQALRWVSENIAFFGGDPRRITVFGSGIGASCVSLLTLSHHSEGLFQRAIIQSGSALSSWAVNYQPVKYTSLLADKVGCNVLDTVDMVDCLRQKSAKELVEQDIQPARYHVAFGPVIDGDVIPDDPEILMEQGEFLNYDIMLGVNQGEGLKFVEGVVDPEDGVSGTDFDYSVSNFVDNLYGYPEGKDTLRETIKFMYTDWADRDNPETRRKTLVALFTDHQWVEPSVVTADLHARYGSPTYFYAFYHHCQSLMKPAWSDAAHGDEVPYVFGVPMVGPTDLFPCNFSKNDVMLSAVVMTYWTNFAKTGDPNKPVPQDTKFIHTKANRFEEVAWSKYNPRDQLYLHIGLKPRVRDHYRATKVAFWKHLVPHLYNLHDMFHYTSTTTKVPPPDTTHSSHITRRPNGKTWSTKRPAISPAYSNENAQGSWNGDQDAGPLLVENPRDYSTELSVTIAVGASLLFLNVLAFAALYYRKDKRRQEPLRQPSPQRGAGAPELGAAPEEELAALQLGPTHHECEAGPPHDTLRLTALPDYTLTLRRSPDDIPLMTPNTITMIPNSLVGLQTLHPYNTFAAGFNSTGLPHSHSTTRV
- the NLGN3 gene encoding neuroligin-3 isoform X3 produces the protein MWLRLGPPSLSLSPKPTVGRSLCLSLWFLSLVLRASTQAPAPTVNTHFGKLRGARVPLPSEILGPVDQYLGVPYAAPPIGEKRFLPPEPPPSWSGIRNATHFPPVCPQNIHTAVPEVMLPVWFTANLDIVATYIQEPNEDCLYLNVYVPTEDDIRDSGAKPVMVYIHGGSYMEGTGNMIDGSVLASYGNVIVITLNYRVGVLGFLSTGDQAAKGNYGLLDQIQALRWVSENIAFFGGDPRRITVFGSGIGASCVSLLTLSHHSEGLFQRAIIQSGSALSSWAVNYQPVKYTSLLADKVGCNVLDTVDMVDCLRQKSAKELVEQDIQPARYHVAFGPVIDGDVIPDDPEILMEQGEFLNYDIMLGVNQGEGLKFVEGVVDPEDGVSGTDFDYSVSNFVDNLYGYPEGKDTLRETIKFMYTDWADRDNPETRRKTLVALFTDHQWVEPSVVTADLHARYGSPTYFYAFYHHCQSLMKPAWSDAAHGDEVPYVFGVPMVGPTDLFPCNFSKNDVMLSAVVMTYWTNFAKTGDPNKPVPQDTKFIHTKANRFEEVAWSKYNPRDQLYLHIGLKPRVRDHYRATKVAFWKHLVPHLYNLHDMFHYTSTTTKVPPPDTTHSSHITRRPNGKTWSTKRPAISPAYSNENAQGSWNGDQDAGPLLVENPRDYSTELSVTIAVGASLLFLNVLAFAALYYRKDKRRQEPLRQPSPQRGAGAPELGAAPEEELAALQLGPTHHECEAGPPHDTLRLTALPDYTLTLRRSPDDIPLMTPNTITMIPNSLVGLQTLHPYNTFAAGFNSTGLPHSHSTTRV